One region of gamma proteobacterium HIMB55 genomic DNA includes:
- a CDS encoding putative bacitracin resistance protein (PFAM: Bacitracin resistance protein BacA~TIGRFAM: undecaprenyl-diphosphatase UppP) gives MDTLQVVILALIQGLTEFLPVSSSAHLILPSQLLGWSDQGLAFDVAVHAGTLIAVLVYYRGTLRTLLSGAFGRREATRAHLSGGPDSDLRDDPVALDTAATNKTTISMLSAWREIACLVVATIPVMLIGLLFATVIDIHFRGLNTIAYATLGFGLLLGVAYRFRGSDGEEQSITRLDHALLIGMAQALALIPGTSRSGVTITAASFLGYNIATSARFSFLLSIPVIGGALILMLVTQSDAIAGDAIFEILAAMMIAGLSAYLTIAFFVGLVKRIGMMPFVVYRVLLAALLLAII, from the coding sequence GTGGATACTCTTCAGGTTGTTATTCTCGCTTTGATTCAGGGGCTTACCGAGTTTTTACCTGTTTCTAGTTCTGCGCATTTGATTTTGCCTTCGCAGCTATTGGGATGGTCTGATCAAGGGCTCGCCTTTGACGTTGCCGTTCATGCGGGGACGCTGATAGCCGTGCTCGTGTATTACCGAGGAACTTTGAGGACACTGCTCTCAGGCGCTTTCGGTCGACGTGAGGCCACTCGCGCGCATCTCTCTGGCGGGCCCGATAGTGACCTGCGAGACGATCCTGTGGCACTAGATACTGCAGCCACGAATAAAACCACCATCTCGATGCTAAGCGCATGGCGCGAGATTGCATGCTTGGTGGTGGCAACGATCCCGGTCATGCTCATTGGACTGCTGTTTGCGACAGTAATCGATATCCACTTCCGAGGGCTTAATACCATCGCTTACGCCACGCTTGGCTTTGGGTTGTTATTGGGTGTTGCCTATCGGTTTCGAGGATCAGATGGGGAAGAGCAATCTATTACTCGCTTGGATCATGCGCTGTTGATTGGCATGGCTCAGGCACTGGCACTGATTCCCGGCACCTCGCGATCAGGTGTGACAATCACAGCTGCTTCATTTTTGGGTTACAACATCGCCACGTCCGCGCGCTTCTCGTTCTTATTGTCGATTCCTGTCATTGGCGGTGCCCTAATACTTATGTTGGTCACCCAAAGTGATGCAATAGCGGGCGATGCAATCTTTGAGATTTTAGCCGCGATGATGATTGCGGGATTAAGCGCTTACCTGACGATCGCGTTCTTTGTCGGTTTAGTGAAGCGTATCGGCATGATGCCTTTTGTTGTCTATCGTGTGCTGCTCGCGGCCTTGCTGCTTGCCATCATTTAA
- a CDS encoding universal bacterial protein YeaZ (PFAM: Glycoprotease family~TIGRFAM: universal bacterial protein YeaZ) codes for MKHLPESPTILALDTSTNLCSVAVISGENVIEMQRDLPRAHNQHILAMVDEALGDRSLNSVDLIACGVGPGSFTGIRVAVGVAQGLGWSLDIPVLPVCSLASQAQSVPLPVGTRILSAMDAQIGQIYWAWFEASKAGLVELSAPSVALPAEVTGPNGEPLSQMAPDFVILGDGSGLVSDAHDALTIKDILAEARPRPSNTALAFLDQIDQSRLLQASQLEPRYVQKEIGWKKLSEQGKAGKGTVEQGRGL; via the coding sequence ATGAAGCATCTGCCTGAAAGCCCCACAATTCTCGCCTTGGATACGTCGACGAATCTCTGTTCTGTCGCGGTAATCTCGGGCGAAAACGTCATCGAGATGCAACGTGATCTGCCACGAGCGCACAATCAGCATATTCTCGCCATGGTCGATGAGGCTTTGGGAGACAGATCGCTGAATAGTGTTGATCTCATTGCTTGCGGCGTAGGTCCAGGCTCGTTCACGGGCATCCGCGTGGCCGTTGGCGTGGCCCAGGGTTTGGGTTGGTCTCTAGACATTCCGGTGTTACCGGTTTGCTCACTAGCCTCCCAGGCTCAGTCGGTTCCACTGCCCGTGGGTACGCGTATTTTAAGCGCTATGGACGCTCAAATTGGTCAGATCTATTGGGCTTGGTTTGAGGCGTCAAAAGCAGGATTAGTCGAATTGAGCGCTCCCTCAGTGGCCTTACCTGCTGAGGTTACGGGACCCAATGGAGAGCCTCTCTCGCAGATGGCGCCTGACTTTGTGATCTTGGGTGACGGTAGTGGTCTCGTATCTGATGCACACGATGCGCTCACTATTAAGGACATTCTTGCCGAGGCACGTCCAAGACCGTCGAATACTGCGCTGGCTTTTCTCGATCAGATAGATCAGTCACGGTTACTCCAAGCGTCACAGCTAGAACCAAGATATGTGCAGAAAGAGATCGGCTGGAAGAAGCTTTCGGAGCAGGGCAAGGCGGGTAAGGGGACTGTAGAGCAGGGGAGAGGCCTCTAG
- a CDS encoding Protein of unknown function (DUF3429) (PFAM: Protein of unknown function (DUF3429)) yields the protein MSSRLISQLLGYAGLIPFFGFCLGFSSLEDWPRSLSIQGFVVYSLAIFAFLAGALWGQVQAVQAADGESAVSTLIVSNGLVLFGVAAILTAQAMMAAVFLMLGYTALLWYETRVSTLETWYRLMRRRLTLGVVVAHIIFVVLHITGA from the coding sequence GTGTCCAGTCGATTAATTTCCCAGTTATTAGGTTACGCGGGCCTTATCCCGTTTTTCGGGTTTTGTCTGGGCTTTAGCTCGCTCGAGGACTGGCCTAGATCGCTTTCTATTCAAGGTTTTGTTGTCTACTCGCTGGCTATTTTTGCCTTTTTAGCGGGTGCTCTATGGGGGCAGGTGCAAGCAGTGCAGGCCGCTGACGGTGAAAGCGCTGTCAGCACACTAATCGTGAGCAACGGTCTCGTGCTTTTCGGCGTTGCGGCAATCTTAACTGCACAGGCGATGATGGCGGCGGTTTTTCTCATGTTGGGATACACCGCCTTGCTTTGGTACGAGACCCGCGTATCGACGTTGGAGACGTGGTATCGACTGATGCGCCGCCGCTTAACACTCGGGGTTGTCGTTGCGCATATTATTTTTGTCGTATTGCACATTACCGGCGCGTAA
- a CDS encoding outer membrane receptor for ferrienterochelin and colicins (PFAM: TonB-dependent Receptor Plug Domain~TIGRFAM: TonB-dependent receptor): MIKSTLARLLLVTAGLLLPQFASAEDELLLYVFQSGQPQRSATITIDGEVAGSTRLDGSLTADLNAGGHVVAVDAGGEQRVIRFSLESGQLADVVIELAAGTSPLVDVYGSRESAAERRDQPKGSLEVAVTRDGAPITGTVVNLSNGGGRAASDEEGVATIEAPRGRYSVTVDGKRYTARIFAGVTRGLSVRLASEAIAFELERPQLEEVVVLGSFDPGAFELSERDTGNIVDTLGVEQLARYGDSDVAASIVRVPGVSVQNDKYVVIRGLGDRYVTANLNGSAMPSTNPSRRTVPLDLFPSSFVNQLDVKKTYLASMPGESTGGNLVINTKTFPDEAFIDLSVQLGGVTGLTGSSVAVDALEGDSDLLGWDDGTREENGAIALIAEGLKAGLITDSEGNTFIIDSYLSGELRQAAGLLMMDGWDADTASATPAVDLGVSAGDVFYVGDAEIGYFAAGSYANSWSQRENGIRRSYGGGSDIVADDFVYQTATNNIEVSGLVSVGVGIGDSTYEWNTIVSRVTDSFVERYVGVEGDEFRSVVGTSVQWEERQYASTQIAGSHFLNESGSLFLEWQATVSQAERDVPDRRTSSFIASQSQTLGSDLVAGFDFSATNASQGDLFTGFFFNYGGSNRRFNNLVDNNYELSFDLTWDVFDDGDSFSSLKLGLSAIERDREAEAAIYGYSTILAGDILAAPNAVVSDVVYAASDDPSVVGGVQGSVTRGLTFTESTLPSDNYGADLTYNSVYALYDHTFGLEWQVITGIRFEEYVQTTETFSSFNGQPVESVIDEITPLPHFGVNWSFADDQQLRVAVSETIARPDFKETANAYYQDLEFGAQVFGNPFLQTSSITNADIRWEWYFDEDAGNSISVALFHKEIEDAIERVVIAASGTAANARTFQNSDLAELTGIEVEGRISFPLSDSFDSEIFVDFNAASIESEVDIGGGVIRAMQGQPDYTANIIFGYDDFATEQQVTLLLNQNGKTVADRGIQGAADVILEPRLDVQLVYRWDVSEALSVRAKVNNLLNEDFEYSQGGKVFQQYERGTSFQVGIDWKL; encoded by the coding sequence ATGATAAAAAGCACGTTAGCGCGTCTGCTATTGGTTACAGCCGGATTGTTGTTACCCCAATTTGCTTCGGCTGAGGATGAACTTCTCCTATACGTATTCCAAAGCGGCCAACCTCAGCGCTCAGCGACGATCACGATAGACGGTGAAGTTGCCGGTAGCACGAGATTGGACGGGTCATTGACTGCCGACCTCAATGCAGGCGGCCACGTTGTCGCTGTTGATGCAGGCGGCGAACAACGCGTTATTCGTTTCTCTCTTGAATCAGGTCAATTAGCGGACGTTGTTATCGAACTTGCGGCCGGCACGTCGCCACTGGTCGACGTGTACGGTAGTCGAGAGTCTGCTGCAGAGCGACGCGATCAACCCAAGGGCAGTCTTGAAGTTGCCGTGACAAGAGATGGCGCGCCAATAACAGGCACGGTCGTGAACTTGTCTAATGGTGGGGGACGAGCCGCTTCGGATGAGGAAGGCGTAGCAACGATCGAAGCCCCCCGTGGACGCTACTCGGTGACGGTTGACGGTAAACGCTATACAGCTCGAATTTTTGCTGGTGTCACGCGCGGTCTGTCAGTTCGCCTCGCGAGTGAGGCTATCGCGTTTGAGCTTGAGCGGCCTCAGTTGGAGGAGGTTGTCGTTCTGGGTAGTTTCGACCCCGGTGCCTTTGAACTCAGTGAGCGCGATACGGGCAATATTGTCGACACACTCGGTGTTGAACAGCTTGCGCGTTACGGGGACAGTGATGTTGCCGCGTCGATTGTACGGGTCCCTGGTGTGTCCGTGCAGAACGACAAATATGTCGTTATTCGGGGTCTGGGTGACCGGTATGTCACGGCAAACCTTAACGGTTCGGCGATGCCCTCAACCAACCCGTCTCGACGAACAGTGCCATTGGACCTTTTTCCTTCCAGTTTTGTAAATCAGCTGGACGTTAAGAAGACTTACCTGGCGTCGATGCCTGGTGAGTCCACTGGCGGAAATTTGGTCATAAACACCAAGACATTCCCTGATGAGGCCTTCATCGACCTGTCAGTGCAGTTGGGCGGCGTCACGGGTCTTACGGGAAGCTCGGTCGCTGTTGATGCGCTTGAAGGTGATTCGGATTTGCTGGGTTGGGATGATGGAACGCGCGAAGAGAACGGCGCGATTGCACTTATCGCTGAAGGGCTAAAAGCGGGGCTCATAACCGATAGCGAGGGCAACACCTTCATCATTGACAGTTACCTCTCTGGTGAACTTCGACAGGCTGCTGGCTTGCTCATGATGGATGGCTGGGATGCGGACACTGCATCTGCAACACCGGCAGTTGATTTAGGCGTTTCAGCGGGTGATGTCTTCTACGTTGGTGATGCAGAGATCGGCTATTTTGCGGCTGGTAGCTACGCCAATAGCTGGAGTCAGCGCGAAAATGGCATTCGTCGATCATACGGCGGCGGCTCTGACATTGTTGCGGACGATTTCGTCTATCAGACAGCGACCAACAACATCGAAGTCAGTGGCCTGGTTTCCGTAGGTGTAGGCATTGGAGACAGTACCTATGAGTGGAACACCATTGTCTCCCGCGTGACGGACTCTTTCGTTGAGCGCTATGTGGGTGTCGAGGGTGACGAATTCAGATCTGTGGTGGGCACAAGCGTACAGTGGGAAGAACGTCAATATGCGTCGACTCAGATTGCGGGATCTCACTTTCTCAATGAGTCGGGGTCTCTGTTCCTAGAGTGGCAGGCAACGGTTAGCCAAGCTGAGCGTGACGTGCCCGATCGTCGCACCTCTTCTTTCATCGCAAGTCAGTCGCAGACACTGGGCAGTGATCTCGTCGCGGGATTTGATTTCAGCGCAACGAACGCCTCACAGGGCGATTTGTTTACCGGCTTCTTTTTCAACTACGGCGGCAGCAATCGACGCTTCAATAATCTCGTTGATAACAACTACGAGCTGTCATTCGACCTGACGTGGGACGTCTTCGACGATGGCGACTCATTCAGTTCATTAAAATTGGGACTCAGTGCCATTGAGCGTGATCGAGAGGCAGAGGCCGCCATCTACGGCTACTCCACGATCTTGGCGGGGGACATACTCGCGGCACCCAATGCGGTGGTGTCGGACGTGGTTTATGCAGCGAGCGATGATCCATCTGTCGTGGGTGGTGTCCAGGGTTCGGTGACGCGGGGCCTCACCTTTACTGAGTCAACACTTCCCTCTGACAACTACGGTGCGGATCTTACCTATAACAGCGTTTACGCGCTCTATGACCACACGTTCGGGTTGGAATGGCAGGTCATCACAGGTATTCGTTTTGAGGAGTATGTTCAAACTACGGAGACTTTCAGCAGTTTCAATGGTCAGCCCGTAGAGTCTGTCATCGATGAAATCACACCACTGCCACATTTTGGCGTGAACTGGTCGTTTGCCGATGATCAACAGCTCCGGGTTGCTGTCAGTGAGACGATTGCGCGTCCAGACTTTAAAGAAACGGCGAATGCCTATTATCAGGATCTCGAGTTTGGCGCTCAGGTCTTTGGTAACCCATTTCTCCAAACCTCTTCGATTACAAATGCCGATATTCGTTGGGAGTGGTACTTCGACGAGGACGCAGGTAACAGCATTTCCGTGGCTTTATTCCACAAAGAAATCGAAGACGCTATTGAGCGAGTTGTTATCGCGGCATCGGGCACAGCCGCTAACGCGCGTACCTTCCAAAACTCTGATCTCGCTGAGCTCACCGGTATCGAGGTCGAGGGACGTATTTCATTCCCGCTCTCGGACAGCTTTGACTCCGAGATCTTTGTCGATTTCAACGCGGCGTCCATCGAGTCCGAGGTCGACATCGGCGGCGGCGTGATTCGTGCTATGCAAGGGCAACCTGACTACACAGCCAATATTATTTTTGGCTACGACGATTTTGCGACAGAGCAGCAGGTGACGTTATTGCTCAACCAGAACGGCAAAACCGTTGCCGACCGTGGCATTCAGGGGGCGGCCGATGTGATTTTAGAGCCAAGGCTTGACGTTCAACTGGTCTATCGATGGGACGTGAGCGAAGCGCTCTCAGTGCGCGCGAAGGTCAACAATCTACTAAACGAAGATTTTGAGTACTCGCAGGGAGGCAAGGTCTTCCAGCAGTACGAACGAGGAACAAGTTTCCAAGTCGGTATCGACTGGAAACTTTAG
- a CDS encoding putative hemolysin (PFAM: Acyltransferase), whose translation MLNFQNIVQQYFPEFASRHSTLARITGNALNFLFFQGRFEQFAREYPGSEGFEFVESALTFFDFQLRTRESERARIPATGKVVIVANHPIGSLDGLALLHLIRQIRPDVKVVANNMLMQIERLHPVLLPVDNMGGKTGRKHLLAIKEHLKDESALLIFPAGEVSRFGAKGVRDPAWQSGFIKLASATKAPILPIFVGGRNSVFFYSLSVLAKPLSTAWLIREMFKQSHNTIDARIGRAIPHEVYAANKFSAATLADMFKQHVYRLAKNRKPIFDSVKTVAPPESPVLVKREVSVCERLGTTPDGKRILLTTAKQSPCIMREIGRLREMTFRLVGEGSGAPRDMDIFDKTYDQLFLWDEDELEIVGAYRLGDARLLTERGGVSALYTSTLFEFSSSMQRYFAQGLELGRSFVQPKYQTRNALDYLWYGIGAYVSSRPHIRYLFGPTSISRFYSPEAIARIAYFYSENYNSLPVEVDPRTPFTISDEVKAKLDTEFFGIDRDEDFKALKHYLASEGLKVPTLYKHYSQTTEHTGVTFCAFNRDADFGDCVDGFVIADLTLLKPKKKARYLGKDWRYVGDQA comes from the coding sequence ATGCTTAACTTTCAAAACATCGTGCAGCAGTACTTTCCTGAATTCGCGAGTCGCCATTCAACGCTGGCTCGTATTACTGGGAATGCTTTGAACTTTTTATTTTTTCAGGGACGTTTTGAACAGTTTGCTCGCGAATACCCAGGCAGTGAGGGCTTTGAATTTGTTGAATCGGCGCTCACTTTCTTCGATTTCCAACTCCGTACTCGAGAATCCGAGAGAGCGCGCATCCCCGCCACCGGTAAGGTAGTGATCGTTGCGAATCATCCGATAGGCTCACTCGACGGGCTCGCTCTCCTCCATCTTATCCGGCAGATACGACCTGATGTAAAAGTCGTTGCCAACAATATGCTGATGCAAATAGAACGCTTGCACCCGGTGCTCTTACCTGTCGACAACATGGGGGGAAAAACCGGCCGCAAGCATTTGTTAGCGATAAAAGAGCATCTCAAGGATGAGTCTGCGCTGTTGATCTTCCCTGCAGGTGAGGTTTCCAGGTTCGGCGCCAAGGGCGTTCGAGATCCGGCCTGGCAAAGTGGTTTTATCAAACTTGCGTCCGCCACCAAGGCACCGATTCTGCCTATCTTCGTGGGTGGTCGGAACTCTGTCTTCTTTTACAGCCTGAGTGTGCTCGCAAAGCCTTTGTCAACGGCGTGGCTCATCAGGGAGATGTTTAAGCAAAGTCACAACACAATCGATGCCCGCATTGGAAGGGCCATCCCGCACGAGGTTTACGCAGCGAACAAATTTTCTGCGGCGACCCTCGCGGACATGTTCAAGCAACACGTCTACCGACTGGCGAAGAATCGAAAACCGATTTTTGACTCTGTTAAGACCGTGGCTCCGCCCGAGTCTCCAGTGCTCGTTAAGCGTGAGGTTTCGGTCTGCGAGCGTTTAGGTACAACGCCCGACGGTAAGCGCATTCTCCTTACGACCGCTAAGCAATCGCCTTGCATCATGCGCGAAATCGGCAGGCTCAGAGAAATGACTTTCAGACTTGTCGGCGAAGGGTCAGGTGCACCCCGGGATATGGACATTTTCGATAAAACCTATGACCAATTATTCCTTTGGGACGAGGATGAACTGGAGATTGTCGGTGCCTACAGATTGGGTGATGCGCGCCTACTCACTGAACGTGGCGGAGTATCGGCCTTGTACACAAGCACGCTTTTTGAGTTTTCGTCCTCAATGCAGCGCTACTTCGCACAGGGACTCGAACTCGGTCGCAGCTTTGTTCAGCCAAAATATCAGACGCGCAATGCGCTTGATTACCTGTGGTATGGCATCGGCGCATACGTGTCGAGCAGACCGCACATCCGGTACCTGTTTGGGCCTACTTCTATCTCGCGGTTTTACAGCCCAGAGGCGATAGCGCGGATCGCCTATTTCTACTCGGAAAACTACAACAGCCTTCCCGTTGAGGTGGATCCTAGAACGCCTTTCACTATTTCCGATGAGGTCAAAGCAAAGCTGGATACTGAATTTTTTGGCATCGACCGAGACGAGGACTTTAAAGCTTTAAAACACTACCTCGCATCGGAGGGGTTGAAGGTGCCGACGCTTTACAAGCATTACTCACAGACAACCGAACATACAGGCGTCACATTTTGCGCCTTTAATCGGGACGCAGACTTTGGTGACTGCGTTGATGGCTTTGTCATCGCCGATCTCACCCTGCTGAAACCGAAGAAAAAAGCACGTTATTTAGGGAAGGATTGGCGTTATGTTGGAGATCAAGCCTAA
- a CDS encoding MoxR-like ATPase (PFAM: ATPase family associated with various cellular activities (AAA)), translated as MTHAAISGLESWLGQQIIGQADLVRKLLIAILADGHLLVEGAPGLAKTRAIKMMAEGVEGDFHRVQFTPDLLPGDITGTDIFRPQLGTFEFQAGPIFHNLILADEINRAPAKVQSALLEAMAERQVSVGGTTYPLPQLFLVMATQNPIEQEGTYPLPEAQLDRFLMHVKVDYPNSSAEREILKLARREASTGESLDQPEVSEATVFAAREEVLKLHMSDAVEEYIVQLIMATRQPEAYDAELASWIEYGASPRATIGLDRCARAHAWLLGKDFVSPDDVKAMAHDVLRHRLVVSYDGEIAGVTADSVIDKLLDLVPVA; from the coding sequence ATGACACACGCTGCAATATCCGGTCTAGAAAGCTGGCTCGGTCAACAAATTATTGGGCAAGCCGATCTCGTCCGAAAACTCCTCATCGCCATTTTGGCTGACGGCCACCTCTTGGTTGAGGGCGCTCCGGGGTTAGCAAAAACCCGCGCTATCAAAATGATGGCTGAAGGTGTCGAAGGCGACTTCCACCGAGTTCAGTTCACGCCCGATCTACTGCCGGGCGACATCACGGGTACCGATATCTTCCGGCCGCAATTGGGGACCTTCGAGTTCCAAGCGGGTCCTATATTCCACAATCTGATTCTTGCTGACGAGATCAACCGCGCACCCGCAAAAGTTCAGTCGGCCTTGCTAGAGGCAATGGCTGAGCGCCAGGTGAGTGTGGGTGGAACCACGTATCCGCTACCACAGCTATTTCTTGTAATGGCAACCCAAAACCCTATCGAACAGGAAGGCACTTATCCGCTGCCCGAGGCGCAGCTCGACCGATTCCTTATGCACGTTAAGGTGGACTATCCGAACTCCAGCGCCGAGCGTGAAATTCTCAAGCTTGCGCGTCGCGAGGCCTCAACAGGTGAATCGCTTGACCAGCCCGAGGTGTCTGAGGCCACCGTATTCGCAGCACGCGAGGAGGTATTGAAGCTACACATGTCCGATGCGGTCGAGGAGTATATCGTGCAGCTGATCATGGCAACACGGCAGCCCGAGGCTTATGACGCTGAGCTTGCGAGCTGGATTGAATATGGCGCCTCACCTCGCGCAACCATTGGACTGGATCGTTGTGCCCGAGCCCATGCATGGCTATTGGGTAAAGATTTTGTCAGTCCCGACGATGTTAAAGCGATGGCGCATGATGTCTTGCGACACCGACTTGTCGTGAGCTACGACGGAGAGATTGCAGGTGTTACAGCCGACAGTGTTATCGACAAGCTACTGGATCTGGTTCCCGTAGCCTAA
- a CDS encoding hypothetical protein (PFAM: Protein of unknown function DUF58): protein MLEFLPKGHKVSAERLVEGRHVAQSININAQSKALALLAGRRKIRQRGRGVDFEEVRLYAPGDDVRSIDWRVTARSGDPHTKLFQEDREQPIVLLVDLRSPMWFGSKNCFKTVLASHIASVLAWAGLDAGERVGGIAMTNSGLFEIKPQRSKRSVLRLLRLMESAPAPSFSPNNEESDTWSVALSQLKSLSRPGARLMLISDFTDLLTDTSVEKTLRDIVSHRQVVCFKITDPLDAELPPSGKYALTDGNKQIKMDTSMQRLRSAYKDDFERSQAEVTEYLRRYQVPLVPVDTSENPNELLQRVFPKR from the coding sequence GTGTTGGAGTTTCTCCCCAAAGGGCACAAAGTCTCGGCAGAGCGACTCGTAGAGGGTCGTCACGTTGCGCAGTCGATTAACATCAATGCGCAATCCAAAGCGCTCGCATTGCTGGCAGGGCGTCGCAAAATTCGCCAGCGCGGACGTGGCGTAGACTTTGAGGAAGTAAGACTTTATGCACCGGGTGATGACGTGCGCTCGATAGATTGGCGCGTAACAGCTCGATCTGGAGATCCGCACACCAAGCTTTTCCAGGAAGATCGAGAGCAGCCTATTGTGTTGCTTGTCGATCTCCGCTCGCCCATGTGGTTTGGCTCTAAAAACTGCTTTAAAACCGTTCTCGCCTCACATATCGCCTCGGTGCTCGCATGGGCTGGACTCGACGCTGGAGAACGCGTCGGCGGTATAGCCATGACCAATTCTGGGCTCTTTGAGATTAAGCCGCAGCGCTCAAAGCGTTCGGTCTTGCGGTTGCTGCGTCTTATGGAGTCAGCCCCTGCGCCCTCTTTCTCACCCAACAACGAAGAAAGCGATACATGGTCCGTCGCACTGAGTCAGCTCAAGAGCCTTTCGCGACCCGGTGCACGACTGATGTTAATCAGTGACTTTACGGATCTGCTCACCGATACATCGGTAGAAAAAACACTCCGCGACATTGTCAGCCACAGACAAGTGGTTTGTTTCAAAATCACAGATCCGCTCGACGCTGAACTACCCCCCTCTGGGAAGTACGCGCTGACGGATGGAAACAAACAGATAAAAATGGATACGTCGATGCAGCGCTTGCGCAGCGCATACAAAGACGACTTTGAAAGATCTCAAGCTGAGGTAACTGAGTACCTTCGCCGTTATCAGGTGCCGCTAGTCCCCGTCGATACCAGTGAAAACCCTAATGAGCTACTGCAGAGGGTGTTTCCAAAACGATGA
- a CDS encoding Mg-chelatase subunit ChlD (PFAM: von Willebrand factor type A domain): MLDFLWPWAFALVVLPLLMRLLPPASESLGAAISAPFSARWQRLQGEGQVSASVSTFRVLGLFLAWICIVTAIARPQWVGEPIELPNTGRDLMLSLDLSGSMQIRDMQVGNRTISRVEAVKAIASDFTERRVGDRVGLILFGSKAYVQAPLTFDTTTVTQFIREAQLGFAGEDTAIGDALGLAIKRLRDRPAASRVLILLTDGQDTASSVEPMEAAALAAQQNVKVYTIGISRNLGTTSARGGEVDEALLRAIAEATGGEYFRARDPRELQAIYGIIDQLEPVEQDASTFRPRRSLSYWAMLAGLCLGSIVLLTGGLLTGLRSRSGGAAA; the protein is encoded by the coding sequence GTGCTTGATTTTCTGTGGCCCTGGGCCTTCGCACTTGTGGTACTCCCACTGCTTATGCGGCTACTGCCACCTGCCTCGGAATCGCTAGGGGCAGCTATTAGCGCGCCGTTTAGTGCACGCTGGCAGCGGCTTCAAGGCGAAGGGCAAGTTTCAGCATCGGTTAGCACGTTTAGGGTGCTCGGTTTATTCCTCGCCTGGATCTGTATTGTGACGGCAATAGCGCGTCCGCAGTGGGTCGGCGAGCCTATCGAACTCCCCAATACCGGCCGCGACCTTATGCTGAGCCTAGACTTGTCCGGGAGTATGCAAATTCGGGATATGCAGGTTGGGAACCGCACTATTTCCCGTGTTGAAGCCGTTAAAGCGATTGCCTCCGACTTCACCGAGCGCCGGGTTGGCGATCGCGTGGGTTTGATTTTGTTTGGCTCGAAAGCCTATGTCCAAGCGCCACTGACCTTCGATACAACCACCGTGACGCAATTTATCCGAGAGGCACAGCTCGGCTTTGCGGGCGAGGATACGGCCATTGGCGACGCCCTGGGTTTAGCCATCAAACGCTTGCGTGACCGGCCCGCCGCCTCTCGGGTTCTTATTTTGCTCACCGATGGACAAGACACGGCTAGCAGCGTTGAACCTATGGAGGCAGCGGCGCTCGCGGCACAACAGAACGTCAAGGTGTACACCATCGGCATCAGCCGGAATCTCGGTACGACGAGCGCACGTGGTGGTGAGGTCGATGAGGCGCTACTGCGTGCGATCGCCGAGGCCACCGGTGGCGAGTATTTCCGCGCGCGCGACCCTCGAGAACTGCAGGCCATCTACGGCATCATCGACCAACTCGAGCCGGTCGAGCAGGACGCAAGTACCTTCCGCCCTCGTAGGTCACTGAGCTACTGGGCAATGCTCGCGGGCCTCTGCCTAGGCAGTATTGTATTGCTTACGGGTGGACTGTTGACTGGCTTGAGATCTCGAAGTGGAGGCGCTGCCGCATGA